Proteins encoded by one window of uncultured Draconibacterium sp.:
- a CDS encoding hybrid sensor histidine kinase/response regulator, with amino-acid sequence MMHLNLQEETPTILIVDDNPNNIKIVALILRSLKYKIVIATNGEQAIDLVEQTRPDLILLDVMMPKMDGFEACSIIKSKEENANTPIIFITALNDTESLVKGFKAGGVDYITKPFNKDELISRVKTHLELKQTRDRLEKTTQHLSELNALKDKMFSVIGHDLRSPLSSVKMTLEFLSKMANKKDDPIVENINIMLKTTDEVFGLLENLLGWAKSQSGNLSINKEELLISEVVNSVYLLNKGNLELKEISFQSEVNENAKVFADLSTIKVVLRNLVSNAIKFTPENGTITISANENDRKTVITVADSGIGISEEDLPKILNPNTHHTTYGTNREAGSGLGLTLCKDFVEKNDGTIWVESEQGKGSTFFIEMQAGEN; translated from the coding sequence ATGATGCATTTAAACCTACAGGAAGAAACCCCAACTATATTAATTGTTGACGACAATCCGAATAATATTAAAATTGTTGCGCTGATTTTGCGGTCGTTAAAGTATAAGATTGTTATTGCAACCAACGGCGAACAGGCAATTGATCTTGTGGAGCAAACACGGCCCGATTTAATTTTACTTGATGTAATGATGCCTAAAATGGATGGTTTTGAAGCCTGTAGTATTATTAAGTCGAAAGAAGAAAATGCCAACACCCCAATAATATTTATTACTGCCCTAAACGATACCGAAAGCCTGGTAAAAGGATTTAAGGCGGGAGGTGTTGATTACATAACCAAACCGTTTAACAAAGACGAACTTATTAGCCGTGTAAAAACACACCTGGAATTAAAACAAACACGCGACAGGCTGGAAAAAACAACCCAGCATTTATCTGAATTAAATGCGTTGAAAGACAAAATGTTCTCGGTAATTGGTCATGATCTTAGGTCTCCGTTAAGCAGTGTAAAAATGACCCTGGAGTTCCTCTCAAAGATGGCCAATAAGAAGGATGATCCTATAGTTGAGAACATTAACATCATGCTAAAAACCACCGACGAAGTTTTTGGCTTACTGGAAAATCTTTTGGGATGGGCAAAATCGCAAAGCGGAAACCTGAGTATAAACAAAGAAGAACTTTTAATATCTGAAGTTGTAAATAGTGTTTACTTATTGAACAAGGGAAATCTTGAATTGAAAGAAATTTCATTTCAATCGGAGGTAAACGAAAATGCCAAAGTTTTTGCCGATTTAAGTACGATTAAGGTTGTTTTGCGCAACCTGGTTTCCAATGCCATTAAATTTACGCCCGAAAATGGAACAATAACCATTTCGGCAAATGAGAATGACAGAAAAACGGTAATTACCGTAGCCGACTCCGGAATAGGTATTTCGGAGGAAGATCTTCCAAAAATATTGAATCCGAATACACATCACACTACCTACGGCACTAACCGCGAAGCAGGAAGCGGACTGGGTTTAACGCTATGCAAAGACTTTGTTGAAAAAAATGACGGAACAATTTGGGTAGAAAGTGAACAAGGAAAAGGAAGCACCTTTTTTATTGAAATGCAGGCCGGCGAGAACTAA
- a CDS encoding UDP-glucuronic acid decarboxylase family protein → MKRILVTGGAGFVGSHLCERLLNEGNEVICLDNYFTGKKQKIIHLLDNPYFELIRHDVTQPFYIEVDEIYNLACPASPVHYQYNPIKTIKTSVMGAVNMLGLAKRIKAKILQASTSEVYGDPDVHPQPEEYWGNVNPIGIRSCYDEGKRCAESLFVNYHAQNDVLIKIIRIFNTYGPKMEPDDGRVVSNFIMQALQNQDITIFGDGQQTRSFQYVSDLVEGMIRMMQTDDSFIGPVNIGNPGEFTMLELASEIIDITGSKSKIIHLPLPKDDPTQRQPDITLAKEKLDGWEPKIPLREGLTKTISYFDQLLKDENI, encoded by the coding sequence ATGAAACGAATATTGGTTACCGGTGGAGCCGGGTTTGTTGGATCTCACCTATGCGAACGATTATTAAATGAAGGCAATGAAGTTATTTGTCTGGATAACTATTTCACGGGCAAAAAACAAAAAATCATACACCTGCTCGACAATCCGTACTTCGAATTAATCCGTCACGATGTAACACAACCCTTTTACATTGAAGTAGACGAAATTTACAACCTGGCATGTCCCGCATCTCCGGTACATTATCAGTACAATCCCATTAAAACCATAAAAACTTCGGTTATGGGAGCAGTAAATATGCTGGGATTAGCCAAACGAATAAAAGCAAAAATTCTTCAGGCATCAACAAGTGAAGTTTACGGCGACCCGGATGTACACCCGCAACCTGAAGAATACTGGGGAAATGTAAATCCAATTGGAATACGCTCGTGTTACGACGAAGGAAAACGTTGTGCTGAATCGTTATTTGTAAACTATCATGCACAAAACGATGTGCTTATAAAAATCATCCGCATTTTTAACACTTATGGCCCTAAAATGGAGCCGGATGATGGAAGAGTTGTCTCAAATTTTATTATGCAGGCGCTCCAAAACCAAGACATTACAATTTTTGGTGATGGACAACAAACCAGAAGCTTTCAATATGTAAGTGATTTGGTAGAAGGAATGATTAGAATGATGCAAACGGATGATAGTTTTATTGGCCCCGTAAATATTGGTAATCCAGGAGAATTTACAATGCTTGAACTGGCCAGTGAGATTATCGATATTACCGGATCAAAATCAAAAATTATACATCTTCCGTTGCCTAAAGACGATCCTACGCAAAGACAACCGGATATAACTTTAGCGAAAGAGAAACTGGATGGTTGGGAGCCAAAAATTCCGTTACGCGAGGGATTAACAAAAACAATAAGTTATTTCGATCAATTACTAAAAGACGAAAACATTTAA
- a CDS encoding UDP-glucose/GDP-mannose dehydrogenase family protein, with protein sequence MKISVVGTGYVGLVSGTCFAETGVNVACVDIDQKKIDNLNNGIIPIYEPGLEDIYKKNVEKGRLEFTTNLAESIKDADAVFIAVGTPPDEDGSADLKYVLGVAREIGKNMDHYLVVVTKSTVPVGTSMKVKKAILEELEKRGEDIPFDVASNPEFLKEGSAVDDFLKPDRIVIGTESKDAQKVMKRLYKPFLLNGHPILFMDITSSEMTKYAANSMLATKISFINDIANLCEIVGADVDNVRKGIGSDARIGNKFIYPGTGYGGSCFPKDVQALIRTADEHNYSLEILKAVESVNYRQKEVLFNKLNKRFNGDLKGKKFAMWGLAFKPKTDDMREAPSLVIVDRLIEAGASVIAYDPVAMDEAKRILGDKIAYAKDEYEAIIDADALILVTEWSEFRLPNFRVMEKLLKNKMIFDGRNIYDPEELAELGFEYYAIGRKTN encoded by the coding sequence ATGAAAATATCAGTAGTAGGAACAGGTTATGTAGGATTGGTTTCGGGAACATGTTTTGCCGAAACTGGTGTTAATGTAGCATGTGTTGACATTGACCAAAAAAAGATTGATAACCTGAACAACGGAATTATTCCAATTTACGAACCCGGATTGGAAGACATTTATAAAAAGAATGTAGAAAAAGGTAGGTTAGAATTTACAACCAACCTGGCAGAAAGTATAAAAGATGCCGATGCTGTATTTATTGCAGTGGGAACACCTCCAGATGAAGATGGAAGTGCGGACCTGAAATATGTTTTGGGAGTTGCACGCGAAATTGGTAAAAACATGGACCACTATCTGGTTGTTGTAACCAAAAGTACTGTTCCTGTAGGTACATCAATGAAAGTAAAAAAAGCCATTTTGGAAGAATTGGAAAAACGCGGCGAAGATATTCCTTTTGATGTTGCCTCAAACCCCGAATTCTTAAAAGAGGGAAGTGCAGTTGACGATTTTTTAAAACCCGACAGAATTGTTATTGGAACCGAATCAAAAGACGCCCAAAAAGTAATGAAGCGCCTGTATAAACCTTTCTTGCTGAATGGGCACCCCATATTGTTTATGGATATTACTTCATCTGAAATGACTAAATATGCTGCCAACTCGATGCTGGCAACAAAAATTAGTTTTATAAACGACATTGCCAACCTTTGCGAGATTGTTGGCGCCGATGTTGATAATGTGCGAAAAGGAATCGGCTCTGATGCCCGAATCGGTAATAAATTTATCTATCCCGGAACCGGTTATGGCGGATCATGCTTTCCCAAAGATGTGCAGGCATTAATTCGTACAGCCGACGAACACAACTATTCGCTTGAAATACTAAAAGCTGTTGAGTCGGTAAACTATCGTCAGAAAGAAGTTTTATTTAATAAATTAAACAAACGTTTTAATGGCGATTTAAAAGGTAAAAAATTCGCGATGTGGGGACTGGCTTTTAAGCCAAAAACCGATGATATGCGCGAAGCTCCATCATTAGTAATTGTCGATCGGCTAATAGAAGCGGGTGCTTCAGTTATTGCCTACGATCCGGTTGCCATGGATGAAGCAAAGCGAATACTGGGCGATAAAATAGCCTATGCAAAAGATGAATACGAAGCAATTATTGATGCCGATGCACTAATTCTTGTTACAGAATGGTCGGAATTTAGGTTGCCAAACTTCCGTGTAATGGAAAAGCTGTTAAAGAATAAAATGATTTTTGATGGCCGCAACATTTACGATCCTGAAGAACTGGCAGAATTAGGTTTTGAATATTACGCCATTGGCCGAAAAACCAACTAA
- a CDS encoding heme NO-binding domain-containing protein, which translates to MKGLIFREFLEMVESEYGYETVDTIIQNSEIPRDGVYTSVGTYPHAEMLALLTELSKLTKLSKPRLLFLFGQYVFNVFLRSYPVFFENKTNSFEILSEVEDTIHVEVLKLYPEAELPAFDVQEQSEKEMKMVYQSQRKMADFAEGLISGCAKHFNENITIERECIESDGTVVLFRILKNE; encoded by the coding sequence ATGAAAGGATTGATTTTTAGAGAATTTTTAGAAATGGTAGAAAGTGAATATGGTTATGAAACCGTTGACACTATAATACAAAATTCAGAAATACCCCGCGATGGAGTTTATACTTCTGTTGGAACATATCCTCATGCTGAAATGTTGGCACTTTTAACCGAGTTAAGTAAATTAACAAAGCTGAGTAAACCGAGACTTTTGTTTTTATTTGGCCAGTATGTTTTTAATGTATTTTTGAGATCCTATCCTGTTTTTTTTGAAAATAAAACAAACTCATTTGAAATACTTTCGGAAGTGGAGGATACCATTCATGTTGAGGTACTAAAATTATATCCCGAAGCAGAATTGCCTGCTTTTGACGTGCAAGAGCAATCAGAAAAAGAGATGAAAATGGTTTATCAATCACAACGAAAAATGGCCGATTTTGCAGAAGGACTAATTTCTGGCTGTGCAAAACATTTTAACGAGAATATTACCATTGAAAGAGAATGTATAGAGTCAGACGGAACCGTCGTATTATTTAGAATATTGAAGAATGAATAA
- a CDS encoding PAS domain S-box protein has translation MNKELELLKRKLKRETAARKEAEQLLEKKALELYHSNEQLKDLNSNLEILVEKRTNKLKESELEYQTMVESINDMIFRLDLQGNIKFTNQIVTKIIGTNNKKLIGNNILNFLPPELRKRTFIHFAKSFLKRKCLNYQEISVKSNRGDNIWLRLNVQFASEKCKFCAIKQQALTHPGFEHSSKKDCHFHEIIVVAHDITQQKIGQERLEKSEKRYRELTESLPEMICELDKNGVITYANQFAIDKFGYKKEEVLNGKFNILNIFPSNDRKKVRNNIREIYESGETSTTEYIVEKKSGEQISVIVNTTPVIEQEVVVGLRGVMFDISLRKKHELEIAHNLKQQILLSKISLSYNTLTDFENKTNNALHLLGEHLNVSRVYIFEDSEDSVTTSNTYEWCNTDIKPQKDELQDLPYAVMPSWQKLLNEKGMVFSEDISELPQDLRNILEPQDIKSILVLPLIGRDKQIGFIGFDECENKRKWRQTEIELLRTISNLLSHNLIRQRVQNKLVESERENRIIIESIPDVIIHVNAEGTILALKSAPHSNLSNLIKNEESNTIEQAFNKKLSTLFSEAIEQCLATNEHQVEFVNLNWDEIEYYEARLVKLDDSEVLIIIRDVSIIKQNEKELEEAKNKAEAASKLKSEFLANVSHEIRTPLNAILGFSQWLFENTSTELHKGYLSSIIKSGRSLLNVINDILDLSKIESGKIDVEYSPMKYTELVSDIQMAFENEVEKKGLNFKVTTESSVPDYIFMDELRLYQVIFNLVSNAVKFTDKGYVHVYTFATETEKKDVVDLIITVEDTGIGIEEDKQQMIFKSFAQQDGRNNRKYEGTGLGLAIVDGLIKRLGGTITLKSQPGKGTTITVSLNGVKIDHSSHVEKQMQGDTDNLNAKLGSCTIMIVDDIEYNIDVLKALINSKDVKYVEALDGSEALAKLNTVKPDLIFMDIRMPGIDGFEVTRIIKSDNKLKDIPLVAFSASTLKSRSDLIELLFDDFLQKPVFKKKLEALLLKLLPDKFVYQTGEIDEVKKEEVISEECLKRLPEAIEALEKEFLPVWENIKGSLVIYEIEEFKAKLQDAAHIQLCAPLSRYCTELDAGLQSFDIELIDKKLAEFPKLIEYLKGLNTA, from the coding sequence ATGAATAAAGAACTTGAACTTCTTAAACGGAAACTAAAGAGAGAAACTGCTGCACGAAAGGAGGCCGAGCAATTGCTTGAAAAAAAGGCTCTTGAGCTTTATCATTCAAACGAACAACTAAAGGATCTAAACTCAAACCTGGAGATTTTAGTTGAAAAACGCACGAATAAACTAAAAGAATCGGAGCTGGAATACCAGACAATGGTTGAGAGCATTAACGATATGATATTTCGCCTGGATCTGCAGGGTAATATCAAATTTACCAATCAAATTGTAACCAAAATAATAGGAACCAATAATAAAAAGCTGATCGGTAATAATATTCTGAATTTTCTACCTCCTGAGCTACGAAAAAGAACTTTTATTCATTTTGCAAAAAGCTTTTTGAAACGTAAATGCCTTAATTATCAAGAGATTTCAGTAAAATCAAACAGGGGCGATAATATTTGGTTACGGCTTAATGTTCAGTTTGCAAGCGAAAAATGTAAGTTCTGCGCAATAAAGCAGCAGGCTCTTACGCATCCGGGATTTGAGCACTCTTCAAAGAAAGATTGTCATTTTCACGAAATAATCGTTGTGGCTCATGATATAACACAGCAAAAAATAGGGCAGGAACGATTGGAAAAGAGTGAAAAACGTTACCGGGAACTTACCGAATCGTTACCTGAAATGATTTGTGAATTGGATAAAAATGGCGTGATAACTTATGCCAACCAGTTTGCCATTGATAAATTTGGCTATAAAAAAGAAGAAGTCTTAAACGGAAAATTTAATATCCTTAACATATTTCCTTCAAACGACCGTAAAAAAGTACGCAATAATATTCGGGAAATTTACGAATCGGGCGAAACTTCTACAACCGAATATATTGTAGAAAAGAAGAGCGGTGAACAAATTTCTGTTATTGTTAATACAACCCCCGTAATTGAACAAGAAGTGGTAGTTGGATTACGTGGTGTAATGTTTGATATTAGTTTACGTAAAAAGCATGAACTGGAAATTGCCCATAATTTAAAGCAACAGATTCTGCTCTCAAAAATATCGCTGAGCTACAATACTTTAACCGACTTTGAAAATAAAACCAATAATGCTTTACATTTATTAGGCGAGCATTTAAATGTTAGCCGGGTTTATATTTTTGAGGATAGTGAAGATAGTGTTACTACCAGTAATACATACGAGTGGTGTAATACCGACATTAAACCACAAAAAGATGAGCTACAGGACTTGCCTTACGCAGTTATGCCTTCGTGGCAAAAGCTTTTAAACGAAAAAGGAATGGTTTTTTCTGAGGATATTTCAGAACTGCCGCAAGATTTAAGAAATATTCTTGAACCGCAGGATATAAAATCAATTCTGGTATTGCCTTTAATTGGCCGCGATAAACAAATTGGATTTATTGGTTTTGATGAATGTGAAAATAAACGTAAATGGCGACAGACAGAGATTGAGTTGCTTCGTACAATTTCAAACCTCTTATCGCATAATTTAATTCGACAACGCGTACAAAATAAATTGGTTGAAAGTGAAAGAGAAAACCGAATAATTATTGAGTCTATTCCTGATGTTATTATTCATGTTAATGCTGAAGGTACTATTCTGGCGTTAAAATCAGCACCACATTCAAATTTGTCGAACCTGATTAAGAATGAAGAAAGCAATACAATTGAACAGGCTTTTAATAAAAAATTATCAACCTTATTTTCCGAGGCAATTGAACAGTGTTTAGCAACCAATGAACATCAGGTTGAATTTGTAAATCTGAATTGGGACGAGATTGAGTACTACGAAGCACGCTTGGTAAAGCTCGATGATAGCGAAGTGCTAATTATTATTCGGGATGTTAGCATAATAAAACAAAACGAAAAGGAACTTGAAGAAGCGAAAAATAAGGCTGAAGCAGCCTCAAAACTAAAATCGGAGTTTTTAGCAAATGTTTCGCATGAAATTCGTACACCTTTAAATGCAATTTTAGGTTTTAGCCAGTGGCTTTTTGAAAATACCAGTACTGAGTTGCATAAAGGATATTTGTCTTCCATAATTAAAAGCGGACGAAGCCTGTTAAATGTGATCAATGATATTTTAGATCTTTCAAAAATTGAATCAGGAAAAATAGATGTTGAGTACAGCCCAATGAAATATACAGAATTAGTTTCTGATATTCAGATGGCTTTTGAAAACGAAGTTGAAAAGAAAGGATTGAACTTTAAAGTTACTACAGAGAGTTCTGTTCCTGATTATATATTTATGGATGAACTCCGGTTATACCAGGTGATTTTTAACCTGGTATCGAACGCTGTTAAATTTACCGATAAAGGGTATGTTCATGTTTATACTTTTGCAACCGAAACTGAAAAGAAAGATGTGGTTGACCTGATTATTACGGTTGAAGATACCGGAATTGGTATTGAGGAAGATAAACAGCAAATGATATTTAAATCGTTTGCACAGCAGGATGGTCGAAACAACAGAAAATACGAAGGAACAGGGCTTGGATTAGCAATTGTTGATGGTTTAATTAAACGCCTGGGGGGAACTATTACATTAAAGAGTCAACCCGGAAAAGGAACAACAATTACTGTTAGTTTAAATGGGGTAAAGATCGATCACTCAAGTCATGTTGAAAAACAAATGCAAGGTGATACCGATAATTTGAATGCAAAACTTGGTTCTTGTACCATAATGATAGTTGATGATATTGAGTATAATATTGATGTACTTAAAGCACTCATAAATTCGAAAGATGTAAAATATGTTGAGGCATTAGACGGATCGGAAGCACTGGCAAAACTGAATACTGTTAAACCCGATTTGATCTTTATGGATATTAGAATGCCTGGTATTGACGGTTTTGAAGTAACCCGGATTATAAAGTCGGACAACAAATTAAAAGATATTCCGCTGGTGGCATTTTCAGCATCAACATTAAAATCAAGAAGTGATTTGATTGAACTACTATTCGACGATTTTTTACAGAAACCGGTTTTCAAGAAAAAACTGGAAGCACTTCTTTTAAAATTGTTACCCGACAAGTTTGTATATCAAACAGGTGAAATTGATGAGGTGAAGAAAGAAGAAGTAATTTCTGAAGAATGTTTAAAAAGATTACCTGAAGCAATTGAAGCACTTGAAAAAGAATTTTTACCTGTGTGGGAAAATATAAAAGGCAGCCTGGTTATATACGAGATAGAAGAATTTAAAGCCAAATTGCAAGACGCGGCACATATACAACTGTGCGCTCCGTTATCGCGCTACTGTACCGAGCTGGATGCCGGCTTGCAGTCTTTCGATATTGAACTAATAGATAAAAAGTTAGCTGAATTTCCAAAACTTATTGAGTATTTAAAAGGTTTAAATACTGCATAG
- a CDS encoding hybrid sensor histidine kinase/response regulator, giving the protein MQTKKPVILIVDDVPKNIQVLGTLLAKFKCELAVAMNGQQALDTVEKVKPDLILLDVMMPIMDGHETCRRLKSNESTKDIPVIFLSAKTETEDIVEGFKLGAVDYVTKPFIGKELVARVQTHLTLRQTQQTLSEEVHSKNKFFSIMSHDLRGAFGIITNFVQLIQEGGDFLTNEEKDELLNDIQTTSTNTLELLENLLKWARSQTGAIKFSPENLKLTCLFDEIQRNHTSIAQAKDISILNSERDELAVYGDRNMILLIIRNLVSNAIKFTNKGGQISLIAQKADDNMIKVVVADTGVGISPDKVGQLFSIESKTTSNGTANEQGHGLGLVLCKEFVKINNGDIGIISEPDKGTQVWFTLPSNKPEE; this is encoded by the coding sequence ATGCAAACTAAAAAACCTGTAATACTAATTGTTGATGATGTACCCAAAAACATACAGGTATTAGGCACCTTATTGGCAAAATTTAAGTGCGAACTTGCTGTTGCAATGAATGGGCAACAAGCACTTGATACAGTAGAAAAGGTAAAGCCTGACTTAATACTACTGGATGTAATGATGCCAATAATGGATGGTCATGAAACCTGCCGACGGCTAAAAAGTAACGAATCAACAAAGGATATTCCGGTAATATTCCTTTCTGCAAAAACCGAAACAGAAGATATTGTTGAGGGATTTAAACTAGGTGCCGTTGATTATGTAACCAAACCATTTATTGGTAAAGAATTGGTTGCTCGTGTACAAACCCACTTAACATTGCGCCAAACACAGCAGACTTTAAGTGAAGAAGTTCATAGCAAGAATAAATTCTTCTCAATAATGTCGCACGATTTACGAGGAGCATTTGGTATTATAACCAACTTTGTACAACTCATTCAGGAAGGAGGAGATTTTCTGACAAACGAGGAAAAAGACGAGCTGCTAAATGATATACAAACCACCTCAACAAACACCCTGGAACTTCTTGAAAACCTGTTGAAATGGGCACGCTCGCAAACCGGGGCAATTAAATTCTCGCCTGAAAACTTAAAGTTAACTTGCCTTTTTGATGAAATACAGCGAAACCATACTAGTATTGCACAGGCAAAAGACATTAGTATATTAAACTCTGAGCGGGATGAGCTGGCGGTTTACGGCGATCGTAATATGATTTTATTAATTATTCGCAACCTCGTATCTAACGCTATAAAATTTACCAACAAGGGAGGCCAAATATCTCTTATAGCCCAAAAAGCAGATGATAATATGATAAAGGTGGTTGTTGCTGATACTGGTGTTGGAATTTCTCCGGACAAGGTGGGTCAGCTGTTTTCAATTGAATCAAAAACAACATCGAACGGAACAGCCAATGAACAAGGACACGGTTTGGGACTTGTTTTGTGTAAAGAGTTTGTAAAAATAAATAATGGAGATATCGGCATAATTAGTGAACCAGACAAAGGTACGCAAGTATGGTTTACACTTCCGTCAAATAAACCTGAAGAGTAA
- a CDS encoding ATP-binding protein: MGTIVVQFESDVVRARNLASLLAQEINFDKTTCIRIGTAVSELSRNIIEHAGNGTIEFMLAERGRKSPGLIIVFKDKGKGIKDLDLIKSGNYQSKNGMGVGLSGSQRLMDDFDIKTGTETGTVITTAKWLPSYSKQIESKRILKIKEAFEKTIERGDTSMVDTINSQNNELVFLLRKLQERNDEIETMNQELEETNKGVVALNRELEDKAIAIEKAKQEAIQANKAKSEFLANMSHEIRTPMNAILGFAEIMESKIEDDALKQYASAISSSGSALLNIINDILDLSKIEAGKTELKYHAVKLQSLLNEVGQIFKHKADEKQIEFIVEVNETVPGTIVIDDVRLRQILINLVGNAIKFTESGFVKLKVEQETTAGNQEKHNLHFTVQDSGIGIDKDQQQLIFGAFEQQKNQNINKYGGTGLGLTITKRLVDMMNGTIWVESESGNGSTFHVILKSVEEGKLDETKEKQTKTNANLNFDPATILIVDDISTNRKLVKTFLKDFNFNVNSARNGEEAINATKEINPDVILMDIKMPVMDGFTATKLLKNDPKYKHIPIIAFTASALKEEIEKILNSDFDGYLQKPFTRKKIVNELAKVLKHSVKDEETQQAKEPANSDTIVEKNEPIALTEFLNTLNNELYTQWNTVKDTFILNEINGFATNCLNTGEKHNAKQLIDWSNKIQKQIVNLDMEHLPVTIKEFDNIRQMFNATKN; this comes from the coding sequence GTGGGAACAATAGTAGTTCAATTCGAGTCTGACGTAGTTCGGGCAAGAAACCTGGCCTCACTATTAGCTCAAGAGATTAATTTTGATAAGACAACATGTATCAGAATTGGTACTGCTGTTTCAGAGTTAAGCCGAAATATTATTGAACATGCCGGAAACGGGACAATTGAGTTTATGCTTGCCGAACGAGGCCGTAAAAGCCCGGGGCTAATTATTGTTTTTAAAGATAAAGGAAAAGGAATTAAAGATCTTGACCTGATAAAGTCGGGGAACTATCAATCAAAAAACGGCATGGGAGTTGGATTAAGTGGCTCGCAACGTTTAATGGATGATTTTGATATTAAAACTGGTACTGAAACAGGAACAGTAATTACTACCGCCAAATGGCTGCCCAGCTATTCAAAACAAATCGAAAGCAAAAGAATTCTTAAAATAAAAGAAGCCTTTGAGAAAACAATTGAACGTGGCGACACAAGCATGGTCGACACGATTAATTCTCAAAACAATGAATTGGTTTTTTTATTACGCAAATTGCAGGAACGCAACGACGAAATAGAAACAATGAACCAGGAGTTGGAAGAAACCAACAAAGGTGTAGTTGCACTAAACCGCGAGCTGGAAGACAAAGCCATTGCAATTGAAAAAGCAAAGCAGGAAGCCATTCAGGCAAACAAGGCTAAAAGTGAATTTCTGGCCAACATGAGTCATGAAATCAGGACTCCGATGAACGCAATTTTAGGATTTGCCGAAATTATGGAATCCAAAATCGAGGACGACGCATTAAAACAATATGCATCTGCTATTTCATCCAGTGGCTCTGCCCTACTCAATATTATAAACGACATTCTTGATTTATCTAAAATTGAAGCCGGAAAGACCGAACTCAAATACCATGCGGTAAAACTTCAGTCGTTACTAAATGAAGTTGGTCAGATTTTCAAACACAAAGCTGATGAAAAACAGATTGAATTTATTGTAGAAGTCAACGAAACGGTTCCGGGTACCATTGTGATTGATGACGTTCGGTTACGCCAAATACTTATAAACCTGGTTGGTAACGCCATTAAATTTACCGAAAGTGGCTTTGTAAAATTAAAAGTTGAGCAAGAAACAACGGCCGGAAACCAGGAGAAACACAACCTGCATTTTACAGTACAGGATAGTGGAATTGGCATTGATAAAGATCAACAACAATTAATATTTGGAGCTTTTGAACAACAAAAAAATCAGAATATCAACAAGTATGGTGGGACCGGTCTGGGATTAACCATAACCAAGCGCCTTGTAGATATGATGAACGGGACAATATGGGTTGAAAGCGAAAGTGGAAATGGAAGCACTTTTCATGTAATATTAAAAAGTGTTGAAGAAGGAAAATTAGATGAAACAAAAGAAAAACAAACAAAAACAAATGCCAACCTAAATTTCGATCCGGCAACAATACTAATTGTTGATGACATAAGTACAAACAGAAAGCTGGTAAAAACCTTTTTGAAGGATTTCAACTTTAATGTTAACAGTGCACGCAATGGTGAAGAAGCCATTAACGCTACAAAAGAAATAAATCCGGATGTTATTTTAATGGATATTAAAATGCCGGTAATGGATGGGTTTACAGCAACAAAACTGTTAAAAAATGATCCAAAATACAAACACATTCCAATCATTGCATTCACGGCTTCAGCCTTAAAAGAAGAAATAGAAAAAATTCTAAACTCCGATTTTGATGGCTACCTGCAAAAACCTTTTACCCGCAAAAAAATTGTAAACGAGTTGGCAAAAGTGTTGAAACATTCAGTTAAAGATGAAGAAACACAACAAGCTAAAGAACCTGCAAATTCAGATACTATAGTCGAAAAGAATGAACCTATTGCCTTAACTGAATTTTTAAACACATTAAATAATGAACTCTACACGCAGTGGAATACTGTAAAAGACACATTTATTTTAAATGAAATAAATGGTTTCGCAACAAATTGCTTGAATACAGGAGAAAAACACAATGCTAAACAACTAATTGACTGGAGCAATAAAATCCAAAAACAAATAGTAAATTTAGACATGGAACACCTGCCTGTAACCATTAAAGAATTCGATAATATAAGGCAAATGTTCAATGCAACCAAAAATTAA